The following coding sequences lie in one Rhizobium rhododendri genomic window:
- a CDS encoding amidohydrolase family protein, with product MLFDSHLHIVDRTRLNYPWLAGSGALNRDSLYDDYALEAKRCGITGVLHMEVDVDPSDIEPETEYVRELGARSDSLIRGAIAACRPEDTDFPGYLERVLADPFVKGLRRVLHVVPDELSTRPLFRENLSLMAETRLTFDLCVLPHQIEHAIALVDLNTEVRFILDHCGVPAIKDSMSEAWQNGIREIARRQNVSVKISGVVAYADPQSWTVETLRPFIEHSIACFGWDRVIWGSDWPVCTLGGGLSTWVAATHALIAGCSESERARLYRQNAQRLWNL from the coding sequence ATGCTGTTCGATAGCCATCTTCATATCGTCGACCGGACAAGGCTGAACTACCCCTGGCTCGCCGGCTCAGGCGCGCTCAACCGTGACAGTCTCTACGACGATTATGCCCTCGAAGCAAAACGGTGCGGCATCACCGGCGTCCTGCACATGGAGGTCGACGTCGATCCATCCGACATTGAGCCGGAAACAGAGTATGTGCGCGAGCTCGGCGCTCGGTCGGACAGTCTCATCCGCGGCGCGATTGCAGCTTGTCGCCCGGAGGACACCGACTTTCCGGGGTACCTCGAGCGTGTGCTAGCCGATCCTTTCGTCAAAGGCCTGCGTCGCGTCCTGCATGTCGTTCCCGACGAGTTGTCCACGCGTCCGCTCTTTCGCGAAAACCTCAGCCTCATGGCGGAGACGAGGCTGACCTTCGACCTCTGCGTCCTGCCGCATCAGATCGAGCATGCGATAGCACTCGTCGACCTCAACACGGAAGTCCGCTTCATCCTTGATCATTGTGGGGTCCCAGCCATCAAGGATAGCATGAGCGAAGCCTGGCAAAACGGCATCCGGGAAATTGCACGCCGTCAGAATGTCAGCGTGAAGATTTCCGGCGTCGTCGCCTATGCCGATCCGCAAAGCTGGACGGTGGAGACTTTGAGGCCCTTCATCGAGCACTCGATTGCATGTTTCGGATGGGATCGTGTCATCTGGGGCAGCGACTGGCCAGTCTGCACCCTCGGCGGAGGGCTATCGACCTGGGTGGCTGCAACCCACGCCCTCATCGCCGGCTGCAGCGAAAGCGAGCGGGCACGGCTCTATCGGCAGAATGCCCAACGGCTCTGGAACCTGTGA